A window of Argopecten irradians isolate NY chromosome 1, Ai_NY, whole genome shotgun sequence contains these coding sequences:
- the LOC138335941 gene encoding beta-1,4-N-acetylgalactosaminyltransferase bre-4-like, with the protein MADHSRCLSNCSRSDAFKSGLVAILVLTAINLVVYLLFENIGYYGIHSRMDNLITYSENISKEVDRIVRQFNGSVHINGSINLTSNSTTNLLPDCPEKPPKLVGPLATYKKSPSFPDIEKEYSWVQSGGRYSPVECHSRHRVAVIIPYRNRQDQLKTFLYNIHPFLQRQQINYGIYVIEQSGNNTFNRALLMNIGYAESVKIYDYNCFVFHDVDLIPEDDRIHYGCGEQPRHLSAAIDKFQYRLPYGNIFGGVSQISKDAFLKINGFSNKYFGWGGEDDDISARVRAEGYRVERYPMNIARYKMFKHNHESSNSQNPNRFKLLQQATKRYKTDGLNSLKYKVVNVTYHKLYTLVSVAVQKSDYKIKR; encoded by the exons ATGGCAGACCACAGTCGATGTTTATCGAATTGTTCTAGAAGTGACGCCTTTAAAAGCGGCCTAGTTGCCATTTTAGTGTTAACGGCTATTAATCTGGTGGTGTATTTGTTGTTTGAAAACATTGGATATTACGGAATTCATTCGAGGATGGATAACCTGATTACTTACAGTGAGAACATATCAAAGGAAGTAGACAGAATCGTTAGACAATTCAACGGAAGTGTACACATAAATGGAAGTATAAATTTAACATCAAACTCTACTACGAACCTGCTACCTGATTGCCCAGAGAAACCCCCTAAATTAG TTGGTCCGTTGGCTACTTATAAGAAATCGCCGTCTTTTCCTGATATAGAGAAGGAGTACTCGTGGGTGCAGTCTGGTGGTCGTTACTCTCCAGTGGAATGCCACAGTAGGCACAGAGTGGCTGTGATCATACCATACAGGAATAGACAGGACCAGCTTAAGACATTTCTATACAACATCCATCCGTTTCTACAGCGACAGCAGATTAATTACGGCATTTACGTTATCGAACAG TCCGGGAACAACACTTTTAACCGAGCACTGTTGATGAACATTGGTTATGCCGAATCTGTGAAGATATATGACTACAATTGCTTCGTGTTTCATGATGTCGACCTTATACCGGAAGACGATCGAATCCATTACGGATGTGGAGAACAGCCACGCCATCTGTCGGCAGCTATTGATAAATTTCAATATag ACTGCCTTATGGTAATATATTCGGAGGTGTATCGCAAATATCCAAAGATGCCTTTTTAAAGATAAACGGATTCTCGAACAAATATTTTGGATGGGGAGGAGAAGACGATGATATCAGTGCAAG GGTCCGAGCTGAAGGATACAGAGTGGAAAGGTATCCTATGAATATTGCAAGGTACAAAATGTTCAAACATAACCATGAAAGCAGCAACTCACAGAACCCTAATAG ATTCAAACTATTGCAGCAAGCAACAAAGCGATATAAAACAGACGGTCTGAACAGTTTAAAATACAAGGTGGTAAATGTAACATATCATAAGCTGTATACATTGGTGTCTGTAGCGGTACAGAAATCAGACTACAAG aTAAAAAGATGA